aTCAACCTACAGGTTCACTTTTGCCTTGGCTTGAAGTAACAAACTCCTCAGTGTTAATCTAAAGCCTTTAAAATTGGAGACTGGACAATGCAATGTCCCCGAAAACAACTCAAACATGCTGCCTTAGACATCCAtaaacaaatttcaatttttttcttatttacaaaatttatttatattacaaaatatatttgtacATATTCATTATGATTTAGCCAACCGATAAACACCGCCTGAATAGACAAGTTTTTGTTCTTTTACTTTGCGGTCGagaaattctttcaattcggGAATACTGCATTCGGTCGTCGTGGGATTGACGGCGAACATTTTCAACATCGAATGAATTCGGTCTAACGGCAACGATTCTAAATTCGTCAACATTCCGACAACGTATGACCAGTAAACCTACGAAACACAagcgaaaataatgaatttgaaatgctGCAAgttaaatgagtttaaaatgtaTAGAGTAAAGGGAGTctgaaaagataaaataaaagtGAGTTCAAGATAAGATAAGACATTTTGAAAAGATGAAATTCAagtttaaaatgataaaagtgAGATTGAGAAAGCAGTTAAGTGAGGTTAAAGTAagattgaaatgattgaagcAAAGTGAGTTTGAAAGGATAATATAACAGTGAGTTTGAGATAACAGTTTagtcattttgaaatgatgaaattcaaGTTTAGAATGATAAAAGTGGAGTTTGAAATTAAAGTTAAGTGAATGAATTTGAGagaaaaaactgaaatgagTATGAAATGATCGTTGATTGAGTCATGAAGTTTCTACCTGTAGTTCTTCTTCGCGTTGATCTTCCGACGAGGCCATCGCCGATTCCATTTCATCCTCTTCGAGCGGTATTATATCGTGATGCCTTCCTTTGTGTTCTTCGATCAGTATGAACGTATCAGCCGATTCCTCTTTCAGTATTCCTTGACTTTgccagaatgtgattttacgCCGCAATGCCGACACGGGCATGTGCATCACCGCGCTTAAACCGTCTAACGTCCATTTCTCTGTAAAACATGGAAGGTGATACATTTGTGAACATTTTGTTTCGATCATTACAAATCCGATGTCAATCAAGGTGAACTATAAACAGTGttatttgtgaaatatatataacgaAATCAAAGTCTCACAATAGATGACTAACAagaaagtattttcatttaacaaAGATTTAACAAAAGTTCTTGGAAAGattgatttttggaattttttaCTCAACAAGAAATTTTCGTTATTTTAATAGATCATGAGAGAAAATTATAACTTTAATCAAAACAAGCAGAAACAGCTTATTTGCATGTCTAAACAAATGCTTTGCCAGGTGCTAGGACCGTTTTCAAAGAAAACTCTTTCTCTTGATAACAAGTGAAGATCATCTATAATTCACTTGTACCAAGAGCTTCTGTGAGCACTGACCCTGTTCTTGAAAATGCCAGAGTATCGTAGCTTGAACTGGCGACACATTGAGATTCAACTTCTTATCTTTCAATTCGATATCAATATTCATCAGACCTAAAACGAGAGAGAATATTAGCGTGAGAACTCCAGAAAGTTTTGTtgtatgttacaaagtttggcTATAGTGAATAAAGTACCCGGTACCTAAATGCGGTTTCCAGCTCAACGATCGATTTCCTTTCAGCATTTCGAATGATTTAGTATAGTTTTCAAGCGATGAATTCCACGGCGGTGGAAGCTGCAGTTTCTCTTCACGGAACGTCGGCCAGAATTGCGCCGACAAAACCATTGTGTTTATGGGAACCATCTGAAAGTCAAATCACGAGAAatcatgaaattcaaaatgaaaccagCCCCAGCCAGTCAGAAAACCAGCCCCAGTTAAGTTAATACTTAATTTAACAACTTAATTAAGTTAGCTACCGAATTAAgtcatttttttaatgataacaTGGAACCAACAAAAAAAACTCACATTTTTCAGATCATCAGTTGTATTTTTAGCTGATTCGTCAGCGATATTGCTATTGATACGCCGCGAGTCTGCCACATCTTTCAACATCACCTCACAGTAGTGCAACTGAGCTTCGCCGAAACGTAACTTCAGAAGTTCCAGGTAACGAATCTCTTTCTCGGTGTCGTAGCTGAACTGCGTTAGAATGCGATCGGCGAGCAGATTGCGATATTCATTCACGAATAACTCCTTACTACCGTAAATATTAACGAGCATACTGATAATATCAGATgttcgtcgacttttcgacgTTTTAGCTACAACGAAGAATAACGAGAGCGTTATGAGTACCGGTAGTTAGTCTTAAAACAAGCATtgtttcccaagtatttcatcgGTGgtctttcaattttcccaaatggaaatagGGCCTTCAAATAATACCAAATACTACAGGGGCGTCAACATTTAGTGGTGAAtggttgatgaaaataattttcaagaaaaatttggCAACGAAAGATTCCGTTGGGCAAGCAATTCACATCTTGGAACTATGCTATGTGAAGTGTCAAAtgatttcccaaatatttcccagattaGAAAAAAGTCAATTtcacaaatattttcaaaccaGGAAATATCATTTGGatattcccaagtttttcatGATTTCCCATTACTGTGGAAACCATAAagaagatttaagaccatgtGAATAAAGTAAAATCGTGGAACTCACTCGGCCCCGTATTTACAAACCTGGATCAGCATCCACTGGGTCTGGCATCCAGTTCTCCCAGTCATCGTTTTCGTCGTCGCTGTGGTAACTTTCATCTAGCACGAGGGGTTGTCCCTTAATGAGTTCGTCGGACAAATCCGAACTTCCGTCTTCTGTTAAACTCGATACGATACATCGAACCGTGTCATCACGATTTCTATCAATCACAAAACACACGCAAATCCTCAATAATCCGTAATGATGCAGAATAgattaattgatttcatttatgTCAGGAAGGCTAATCTCGTACCATGAATGAAAATAGTAATTCTACATTCAATACTTTAAGtaggaaaatattgaattaatatCTGGGGCGAATGATAATACTAAGGCAATGGGCTCGGTGAcaagcagagtctactgtattcaGGACCCGTCCAGTTCCAACATCCACTAACATACAAATAAAAATGCATCTTTTTTACCTCAATCAAAGCTACTTTTGATAACAGACAGCAAAGCCTGTTTGATAGGCGATATGTATGGCTAGATCAGTTGACCAAAATAAGCAATCGTACCTGAGATATTTCCGTACTGGTTCACAGACTAATTCCAACACGACTCCCGTATGATCTAATACACGTAGGGCTCGTATAGCGCTGATATAAGCCGTCAATATATCGGATGTATTCACTCCTGCAATAAAACGAATACTGATAATGTTCTCCTATTCTACTCGGGTTTCGCTCATGATGAAAATTTGGTTCAATTAATAAGTTGTAAGACAAATTGAAGCCAGATGACTGACTTTTATCACACTCGTAATGTGTTAAATAAGGAAGTCATACCTGGATGAAGAAGCCTTGTTTCTAAAGCCGACTTGAGAGACGTTACCAGTTGACTGCGAAGATCCGTCTTTTCGAGACACAGTTTCAAATCGACGACGGCCGGCTCCGACTCGGGAAACTCGATGATAACGTTGAACAGTTGATCGATGAGCGAGTTGGCGAACGTCTCGTAGAGAAAGTGCTGCAGACGACTTTTAAACGAACTGACGTCGATGTCGATTCGACTCGATTGATAAATATGCGAAAACCATCCGATCACTTTTACATCTAaccactgaaaataaaaacaattcagaAACGATCTGATAACATCATCACAGATGTCATTCCTCCATATAAGGAGTTACAAGGAGAACATTTCATATTGCCAGGAAGCGTctgaatttcttttatatacatgtatcaattactgtagactcctgctaaatcagtactgttgctgaataaaatcaaatctaccaataaattaaattaacaATATGAATAACCGTGTTTAGAAATTAAAACGAGTCTATTAAATCAGTTGCCTGAAATACGAAAAACTCTTTCAAACTCACATTTTCCAAAATTCCAACGTAGGAACTTTCGAAGTTTCCTTTACACGTGTTTTCGATATGTTGCGAAATCTGTTTATGACTGATGATTGTAATTGATTCACCACATATTCTCTCCAACAATCCAActttattcctgaaaattcATTTCGCTAATCTTAATTTACCGGGTAGGCCTAGTGAATTTCTAACATCATTTCTGGTTTTTATTCAACTTACAGTAGCAGGTTGACTGTGTTGAATTTATCGAGGATTTGTTGACAGTGACATTCGTCGATATCCTGGTAACAGCCGGGACACTGTAACAGGTCAGCCTCCGAACCAGTACTAACATCAGCAGCTGTAAAAAGATGGTGCAACATTCAATGTTGTAAGTTAACAAGCTGCCTTCAGTGACAGAGTGGTCTTGGATTCAGTGATCTAGATTTCAAATCAAACTGGCTTTTCTCTTGGTGCAGTTATCAATCTTATCTTCCAGAATACCGGTAAATGTATTAGTACTGGTCTCATCTGTAAAGAGGTCATTTGGGTTTAAATCCTTCTGGTACCACCAGTCTTTGTAGACTAGGGGTAATAGTACCGATGTCATTTGTCTTCAactagagatgactgatacacagttacagatataggctaggagtaataatacaaatattacttctctccagggagaTATGACTGATAcgcagttacagatataggctaggggtaataatataaatatcacttctctccagggtgagatgactgatacacagttacagatataggctaggggtaataatacaaatatcacttctcaccagggagagatgactgatacacagttacagatataggctaggggtaataatacaaatatcacttctctccagggagagatgactgatacacagttacagatataggctaggggtaataatacaaATATTACTTCTCTCcggggagagatgactgatacacagttacagatataggctaggggtaataatacaaATATTACTTCTCTCcggggagagatgactgatacacagttacagatataggctaggggtaataatacaaatatcacttctctccggggagagatgactgatacacagttacagatattggctaggggtaataataccaatatcacttctctccgggaagagatgactgatacacagttacagatattggctaggggtaataataccaatatcacttctctccgggaagagatgactgatacacagttacagatattggCTAGGGGTAatgataccaatatcacttctctccggggagagatgactgatacacagttacagatattggctaggggtaataataccaatatcacttctctccagggagagatgactgatacacggttacagatataggccaGGAGTAATTAATGCCAATATCACTTTAGAGTGAGATGACTGATATGCGGTTACAGATATAGATTAGGGGTGATAATACCAATAGGCCTATCACTTCTGGGGGAGATAACTAGAAGATAACCACCTTCTAAATGTTTATCTTGATGTTTGAAAACTCTAAATGCTGTGCTGTAAAATTGTTCGACGACATCATCGAAACATTTCGTTGTACAATAAAACATGATCGCCTTGTAAAATCCTTGCACCTTCTTCGTGACAAAGTCTTCATCTAGAGCGACGGATGAGTCGCCGCGTAAACACCCGCGTATTTTATTCAACATCGGAATCCGACGCTGAAATTTCGACAATTGTTCGTAGAGTTTCGAAACGACGTCGTGAAACAGTTCGATGATGTCACCGCCGTCACCACCGCAGCCGGACCGCGAGTTACGCTCGTGGAAATATATCCAGAAATTCGGGCCGACGTTCGTACGGAGTTCTTGTTGAACAGTTTCGAAAAACCATTCCTCGATGACGTAAGCGAGTCCTTCGTTTTGTAACAGTTTGACGGAGTTCACAACTTTCTCCTCCGTAAAGTCAAGAAAATCCTGGAATGGAACGGAATTAAAGGAGGGAAtggaaagaagaaaattctgtaattTCTCCTAAATCttctttaaattgttttgtaATGAATCAAATGTTTACAATACCTTGTTAGGATCTAAACTCGATTCAATACTGGCCCAAGCCTCGTCCATTGCAGATATTCGATGGTTGATCcgattttttaaatgaatttgagacttgaaaaaaaaatttcgattTATTCTAGGCTGCGACCTTGAGATTGACAATCCATttgctgtattgaattgaattgaattgctgtaaccgaaggtggccctgGCGGTCGTCCTGACGCCGGGTTTCTGACGGTTCTTGGCGGTGACTGACGGTATTCAGTATGCCCGGCGGATGCTGATAGGGGGCAGCACATTCCGGTAGAGTATGGATGATTGTTTGGTTTTTGACAATGTCTGTCAATATAGGCAGGAAATGTGCTCTATTTAAAATGATGATTGATTCCTGAAATGTGAAAAGAAAAAGGGTAATTAGATATCGACCGCGTTAATTATTGCTCATTGATAATTAGTTTCTCTCTGGGCTGCAGCCTGTCTGCTCTGCTGAGTGTTACTGTTGGCTCTCCTATAGTCCTATACCGGTATGTATTTGTACTGGTGGTAGGTGATTTAGTCTTCTGACCTGATACCGATCCTACCTTCTGGCTCTGGGCCTTAGAATTGTCTTCTAAGCAGTTACTAGGAAAATGCCGTTGGTGGTATTCTAAGAATCGAACAGGCTTTTCGTAAGATGGATATTTTCCTGCCCTAGAGTAAATTACACAAAAGAAATAATGGGTCATTTCCAAAAAACCTTTTGGAACTATGGTAGAGAGTTGTAAACCCTATGCTTTGTGACTGGTGTAGAAAACTCATTTTTCTTGTCACTACTTTTCAGAACTGGACCCGCTGACCTTGACCTCTCACCTTTAACAGTGGCAGACGCGATGTAGAAAGTAATGACGAACCTAATCGAGTTAGCGTCGACATGCTTTCGAACGTTCATCGACGGACTCGAACTGCTCGGCAACATTGTCGGTTTCGTGCTTCGCGTCAACTACATCGTCGTCGTGAGCACAATAGAGGGCATCGTTTCGATTGCCGCAGCCGCGAAAAAATCCGTCTGCACGTTCGCGTTCGCCTGCGTCGACACGGTGGACTCGGCGTTTCGTTTGTGTCAGGACGTCATCAATTTACTGACAGATTTCGTAAATTTCGTCGTTAGTTTCGCGCAGTCGTGTATTTCGTTGGCGGAGTTGATTTGTTGTTGTATTTGGAACGCGGGTGTCGTCGTGTGGAATGCCACACACAGAATTTGTTTGGCCGGTAATTCGCATTTTTCCGTCGTTTATGAGACAATCGAATCTGGGTCTAGTTTACTGGTGAACACGTTTTTACGCGCGTGCGGTCACGCTTACGAATACGCGGCGTTTCTCTCGGATGCCGCTCGACGAAACGCCTATGCGACTCTGACGGCGGCCATCTTGTGTTTAAGACAGTGCATGTATTACGTGTTGAATTATGCGTCCGCGCTTACAGACGCCGCATTTCAGAAGGTGGTCGCTGCGATCGAAGTTTGCGAAATCGGTGCTTCAAGACTCTTCGCGAATTTATCTCGCACATCTGTCGGTTTATGCGAGTCGGTTTATGCCTCGGTGTCGCATGTTTATACGGTCGTGCTGCCCGGAATTCCGTTGGACGTTTACGCCACAGTCGCCATATTACTGTTAGTCGTCGTTTTACACCGGTGCGCGTCGGAGCATTTAGAAGCTCGCGGATTCAGCTTCCCATCGTTGAACGTGTTCACGCGAACCGACGCGCGGCATGCGCAAACTCATAGAGTAGCGGACGAGGTGACCGAATCGGATCGTGACAATTCCGACGAGGACGATGAGTTCACTCAGCAGCAGACGCGTCACGAAACCTGCCCGGTTTTGAATCCGAGCGAAATGTCTCAATCGGAGCTCACCCGAGCTCTCGAACAGGAACAGGATCGACAGTTGTGCGTGATATGTCGTTGCGAGCCGAAATCAGTGCTACTTCTGCCGTGTAGACACATGTGCCTGTGCGGGGTTTGCGCCAGACACATCAGCCGTTCAACTCATTACAATCAACGAATATGTCCTCTCTGTCGGTCGCAGTTGGAGGCAGTTATGAATGTTTACGTGTAAAAGTTTTTAATGCAGGGGTCAGCTGCACAGTTGTGGTTTAGATTAGGACCatagccgatctaacaactttagacTAGTCTTTGTTCGAccttttggacttaagcctCGACTTAGGCTCAGTTGCACGATCATGGttttgatttaagaccagCCTTAATCAGAGTATCTTGGTTCCATAGCCAATCTAGCATCCTAAGACCAATCTAAAGATCGGAGTTTTAAATCTTtggattggtcttaagttgttagaccACTTTTGTACTAAAGGCACCACTGTACAGCTAGACCCAGTCGGACCCCGTCTAATGTATGTACATCAGTTGATTATCTAATCTAGTTtatttatgttccaaatataggcctacatataatgtatgtaaaatatgGTGTTCAATCTGTATTTCTCATAAACAGAATTAATTTTGTTGGTCCTAAATTATCTGAATTTAGCAGGGGTCTGCTGTAAAGCTATATGATTAAAGCTAGTTTAATGTAAACCTATTTACTTTACTAGGGTAAAAGAGGAAGACAATTTCTAAGCATATTCAAAGACAAGcatttaaaatgttattctaaagAGGTCTGCCACCTAGGATGTAATAGATGGATGATGTCTTCAATTGTTCccattaattttcaaaatggggCCGGTCCAGAGATTGCCATTAGTAATAATTCAAAAACTCAATGCCAGTAAATATAGTTTGTTTGAcggtttttgttttaaaaaaaagaactcATTGTCTTTGCCTCTTGCTGGGTTAGGCAATAAAaagaatcattgaataaataatcatcatcGAAGGTGCTTCGAGTCACTGTGCCATCATTCTGTACATTCATGCACGTCAGACAATgcaaatttgaataaaagctttatattatatatgaatAGCATGTTTTTGTAGTGTTCTTGGATCCTCAAACTTCCACGCTTACAGATTCTTTATCTTATTTGGATCAATAATCTAGCTGGCAATCGTACAAAGTATGGAATGGATTTCTCCGAAAGTACCTTCTTGGTGGCCTTATCCATATATACCTTAGGAGGTCAAGACTCAAGCCTGCAGAAAGTTGCATACTCCTTAGACTCGGCCTTACTCTGTACCATTTAACTCAGAAAAACATGCTCCACGTTGAACTCTATGaacatttctgaaattttgtgaaatattcTGTCCCAACCATGCAGAGTAAGGCGGAGTCACCCATACAACTCATTGGTGTATTTGGTACTGGTTAACTCGGAACTCCTTGTCACCAATTCTCAACTAAGTAATATATTTACAGACCCAACGTTACCAGTAGGCGGAGTCTTTAAACCAAAGCTAGGATATGAACAGCACATTACTCAGGAGctggttgcacagtcgtggcTCAAATCCAAAATTGTTCTGAAATCTTAACACTGGTCTTATATTGGCTATAGTctttgactggtcttaagtttatgccatgactatgcaactggcctcGGGACATAATTCCCACCACTTTATAATATATACGAGAATCCTTAGATTTAATCCCTCGAATGACACCCGATTAGAACTAACAGAAATGAGAACATATATACTTTCCTAGAGCTGAATTTATTTCCACCAGAAACTCACAGAAAAAC
This Tubulanus polymorphus chromosome 7, tnTubPoly1.2, whole genome shotgun sequence DNA region includes the following protein-coding sequences:
- the LOC141908670 gene encoding uncharacterized protein LOC141908670; the encoded protein is MTNLIELASTCFRTFIDGLELLGNIVGFVLRVNYIVVVSTIEGIVSIAAAAKKSVCTFAFACVDTVDSAFRLCQDVINLLTDFVNFVVSFAQSCISLAELICCCIWNAGVVVWNATHRICLAGNSHFSVVYETIESGSSLLVNTFLRACGHAYEYAAFLSDAARRNAYATLTAAILCLRQCMYYVLNYASALTDAAFQKVVAAIEVCEIGASRLFANLSRTSVGLCESVYASVSHVYTVVLPGIPLDVYATVAILLLVVVLHRCASEHLEARGFSFPSLNVFTRTDARHAQTHRVADEVTESDRDNSDEDDEFTQQQTRHETCPVLNPSEMSQSELTRALEQEQDRQLCVICRCEPKSVLLLPCRHMCLCGVCARHISRSTHYNQRICPLCRSQLEAVMNVYV
- the LOC141908577 gene encoding anaphase-promoting complex subunit 2-like translates to MDEAWASIESSLDPNKDFLDFTEEKVVNSVKLLQNEGLAYVIEEWFFETVQQELRTNVGPNFWIYFHERNSRSGCGGDGGDIIELFHDVVSKLYEQLSKFQRRIPMLNKIRGCLRGDSSVALDEDFVTKKVQGFYKAIMFYCTTKCFDDVVEQFYSTAFRVFKHQDKHLEAADVSTGSEADLLQCPGCYQDIDECHCQQILDKFNTVNLLLNKVGLLERICGESITIISHKQISQHIENTCKGNFESSYVGILENWLDVKVIGWFSHIYQSSRIDIDVSSFKSRLQHFLYETFANSLIDQLFNVIIEFPESEPAVVDLKLCLEKTDLRSQLVTSLKSALETRLLHPGVNTSDILTAYISAIRALRVLDHTGVVLELVCEPVRKYLRNRDDTVRCIVSSLTEDGSSDLSDELIKGQPLVLDESYHSDDENDDWENWMPDPVDADPAKTSKSRRTSDIISMLVNIYGSKELFVNEYRNLLADRILTQFSYDTEKEIRYLELLKLRFGEAQLHYCEVMLKDVADSRRINSNIADESAKNTTDDLKNMVPINTMVLSAQFWPTFREEKLQLPPPWNSSLENYTKSFEMLKGNRSLSWKPHLGLMNIDIELKDKKLNLNVSPVQATILWHFQEQEKWTLDGLSAVMHMPVSALRRKITFWQSQGILKEESADTFILIEEHKGRHHDIIPLEEDEMESAMASSEDQREEELQVYWSYVVGMLTNLESLPLDRIHSMLKMFAVNPTTTECSIPELKEFLDRKVKEQKLVYSGGVYRLAKS